The sequence CGCGGGCGGGTTCCGGCTCGGGGTCCGCACCGCCTACGAGCAGGGGTTCGACCGGATCTGGCTGATGGACGACGACGTCGTCCCGGCACCGGACTGCCTCGGCGTGCTGCTGGAGCGCGAGGAGGACTGCCTGATGGCGGTGCGAGAGGACGCCCACGGCCGCCTGGCCGAGTACGCCGCCACCCGCTTCGACCTCACCCGGCCCTGGGCGATCAAGCCCAAGACCGCGAGCATTGTCGACACCTACCCCGACCGGGCCGCGATGCCTGCCACCGTGCCGTTGGAGAACGTCGCCTTCGAGGGCTTCATGGTCAGTCGCCGCGTCGTGGAGCGGATCGGCCTGCCCGACGACAGCTTCTTCATCTTCTACGACGACTGCGACTACGCGCTCCGCGCCCGTCGCGCCGGGTTCCCGATCGTCGCGGTCCGCGACGCGGTGCTGGTGCGGCAGCTGGACTTCGACCAGCAGCACGACCTCGCCGGGTGGAAGGGCTACTACATGTACCGCAACCTGTTCGCGGTGCACCACCGCTACGGCGAGAACGCCCTGGTGCGGCTCAAGCCCCTGCTGATCATGCTGGTCGTGGTGCTGCTCAGCCCGGTCCGCGGCGGACGTGCCGAAGCCCACAACGTGATCCGCGCCCATCGCGACGCGCGCCAGATGCGGTCCCTGCCGTCCCCATCCGTAGACTGACCCACCGTGTCCACCCCTGCTGCTACCCCCTCGTCAGGACCCGACCTGCTCGTGGTCGGTGCCGGTTTCTTCGGCCTCACCGTCGCTGAGCGCTGCGCCGCCGAGCTCGGCCTCAAGGTGGTGGTGATCGACCGGCGCTCCCACATCGGCGGCAACGCCTACAGCGAGAAGGAGCCCGAGACCGGGGTGGAGGTGCACAAGTACGGCGCGCACCTGTTCCACACCTCCAACGAGCGCGTGTGGGAGTACGTCAACCGGTTCACCTCCTTCACCAACTACCAGCACCGGGTCTTCGGCAAGTACCAGGGCCAGGTCTACTCGCTGCCGATGAACCTGGCGCTGATCAACCAGTTCTTCGGGCACTCCCACACCCCGGACGAGGCGCGCGCGCTGATCGCCGAGCAGGCCAGCGAGTTCGACACCGACGAGGCGACCAACCTCGAGGAGAAGGCGATCAGCCTGATCGGTCGCCCGCTGTACGAGGCCTTCATCAAGGGCTACACCGCCAAGCAGTGGCAGACCGACCCGACCGAGCTCAGCGCCGACATCATCACCCGGCTGCCGGTGCGCTACACCTTCGACAACCGGTGGTTCAACGACACCCACGAGGGCCTGCCGGTCGACGGCTACACGGCCTGGCTGGAGCGGATGGCGGACCACCCCAACATCGAGGTCCGGCTCGACACCGACTTCTTCGAGGCCGGCCACGAGTTCAGCGTCGACGAGGTCAAGGGCCGGGTCCCGATCGTCTACACCGGACCCGTCGACGAGTACTTCGGTCACCGCGAGGGGCGCCTGTCATGGCGCACCGTGGACCTGGAGGAGAGCGTGGAGGACGTCGACGACTTCCAGGGCACCGGCGTGGTCAACTACAACGACCAAGAGGTCCCCTACACCCGCATCATCGAGTTCCAGCACTTCCACCCCGAGCGCGTGAAGACCCACCTGCCCGGCAAGACGGTGATCGTGCACGAGTACAGCCGCTTCGCCGAGGAGGGCGACGAGCCGTACTACCCGATCAACACCGCCGAGGACCGCGAGAAGCTGCTGAAGTACCGCGACCTGGCGGCCAAGGAGCCGCAGGTCCTCTTCGGTGGCCGGCTCGGCACCTACAAGTACCTCGACATGCACATGGCCATCGGGTCGGCGCTGTCGATGTATGACAACAAGCTCAAGCCCCACTTCGCCGAGGGGGAGCCGTTGAAGAGTGGAGGAGTCGACCAGTGAGCACCCGACTGCTGCAGCGGCAGATCCTGCCGCTCGACCGTGACCTGGACGTCGTCCCGCTCTACGTCGACGTCGAGGATGCCGTCCTCGACGCCGACAAGTACTCCGTGGGCGGCAGCCGTGCCGCGAAGGAGCTCAACCACGCGGCGATGCGCCAGTCGACCACGACCGGACGCCAGTTCCACCCCGACCAGATCGAGTCCCGCACGGCGCTGCGGGTGCCGGCCCAGGAGCACCTGAGCCTCGGCACCTACTTCAACGCCTTCCCCGCCTCCTACTGGCGCCGCCACACCATCGTCGACGCGGTCACGCTGACCATCACGGTGCGCGGCCGGGGCGCCAGCGTGGTGGTGCACAAGTCGATGGCCGCGGGCCACTCCCAGCGGGTGGGGTCGGCCGAGACCGGCGAGGACGACGGCGGCACCTTCACCTTCGACCTCACGCTCAAGCCGTTCGTGGACGGCGGCTGGTACTGGTACGACGTCCTGGCCGGTGACGAGGACGTGGTCGTCGAGTCGGCCGAGTGGACCGCCGAGGTCCCCGAGGACCGGCTCGCCCACGGCACCGTCGACGTGGCGATCACGACGATGAACCGGCCCGACTTCTGCGCCAAGCTGCTGGGCCAGATCGCCGAGGACGAGGGCCTGCGGCCCTACCTGGACACCGTCTTCGTGATGGAGCAGGGCACCGACAAGGTCGTCGACTCCACCCACTTCGACGCCGCCCGCGACGCCCTCGGCGACACGCTGCAGGTCCTCGAGCAGGGCAACCTCGGCGGGTCGGGCGGCTACGCCCGCGGGCAGCTGGAGTCGCTGCGCAAGGGGACGGCGACGTACGCGTTGATGATGGACGACGACGTCGTCTGCGAGCCCGAGGGCATCATCCGCGCGGTGACGTTCGGCGACCTGGCCAAGCGGCCCAGCATCGTCGGCGGCCACATGTTCAACATCTACAGCCGGTCGCGCCTGCACAGCTTCGGCGAGGTCGTGAAGTCCTGGCGGTTCTGGTGGCAGTCCGCGCCCGGCGTGCTGCAGGACTGGGACTTCGGGGCCCGCAACCTGCGCTCGACGCGGTGGCTGCACCGTCGCATCGACGTGGACTACAACGGCTGGTTCATGTGCCTGATCCCGCGGCAGGTCATCGCCGAGATCGGCCTCTCGCTGCCGCTGTTCCTCAAGTGGGACGACTCCGAGTACGGACTGCGGGCCCGCGAGGCCGGCTACCCGACGGTGACGTTCCCCGGCGCCGCGGTCTGGCACGTGCCGTGGACGGACAAGAACGACGCCGTGGACTGGCAGTCCTACTTCCACCACCGCAACCGGCTCGTCGCGGCACTGCTGCACTCGCCGTACCCGCGCGGTGGCCGCATGGTCCGCGAGAGCATGTACCACCAGATCATGCACCTGGTCTCGATGCAGTACTCCACCGCCGAGCTGCGGCTGCGCGCGATGGAGGAGGTGCTGGCGGGCCCCGAGGGCCTCCACGACACCCTGCCGACCAAGCTGGGCGAGGTGCGCGAGTTCGTCAAGCAGTTCCCCGATGCGCAGCTCGCCACCGAGCGGGAGGCCTTCCCGCCGGTGCGGCGGCGCAAGCCGAGCCGCAAGGACGAGACCGACGTGCCGAGCCGGTCCGCGCAGCTGGTGAGCGCGGCGCTGATGCCGCTGCGCCAGGTGCGCAAGCCCCGGCCGCTGTCGCGGGAGTACCCCGAGGCGGAGGTCGCGGCCATGGATGCCAAGTGGTACCGCCTGGGCCGCTTCGACTCCGCGGTGGTCTCGATGAACGACGGCACCTCGGCGGCGATGTACCAGCGCCGTCCCGAGCAGTTCCGCGAACTCATGCGGCGCAGCACCGAGCTGCACCAGCAGCTGCTCCGGGAGTGGCCGCGCCTGGCGGCGGAGTACCGGGCCCAGCTCTCCGACGTCACCTCGCCGGAGGCGTGGGAGCGCACCCTGGCGCCGTGGTTGCCGGGCGGCGGTGCCGATGAGTGAGGCGGCCGAACCCGCCGAACCCGCCCGGGAGCGGCGCGACCTCTCCACCATCCCGCTGACGCCGCCGACGGCGGGGAAGGGGCTGGCCGCGGTCTTCCGGGAGCGCTACCTGCTCCGCCTGCTGGTGCGTCGCGAGATCAGCGCGCGCTACCGCGGGTCGTTCCTCGGGTTGATGTGGTCCTACATCAACCCGGCGGCGCAGTTCTTCATCTACTTCGTCGTCATCGGCATCATCATCAACCTGCGCGACCTGCCGTGGTACGGCATCCACCTCTTCGCCGGGTTGGTCGTGGTGGGCTTCTTCACCGAGACCTTCGGTGCCGGCACCCGGTCGATCGTGCGCAACGGCTCGATCGTCAACCGGATGCCGGTGCCACGGGAGATGTTCCCGGTCGCCACGATGCTGACCTCGCTCTACCACATGGGCCCGCAGCTGGTGATCCTGCTCGTGGCCTGCCTGGCGGTCGGATGGGTACCGGACCCGATCGGCCTGCTGGCCCTGCTGCTGGCGATCACCATGATCGTGCTGCTCGGGACCGCGTCCGCGCTGATGTTCTCGGTGGCCAACGTCTACCTGCGCGACTTCGGCAACATCGTCAACGTCATGCAGCTCTTCGTGCGCTTCAGCGTCCCGATGATCTACCCCTACAGCATGGTGGAGGACCGCTTCGACTTCGAGGTCTTCGGCCATCCGGGCTCGGACTTCTACCTGTGGAACCCGCTCGCGAACGCGGTCCTGCTGGTGCAACGGGCCTTCTGGACCGGCACCGCACCCGAGGAGAACCTGGCCGAGACCGAGCTGCCGTCCTACCTCCTCGAGCGCGGCCTGCTCTTCATCGCCCTCAGCGCCATCCTGCTGGTCATCGCCCAGCTGATCTTCACCCGACTCGAACAACGCATCCCGGAGCGGCTCTAGATGGTCACCACGATCCAGCTCGAGAACGCGACCAAGACGTTCACGCAGCAGTACCACCGCACGTTCAAGGACGTCACGGTGGCGCTGGCGCGCCGCCAGAAGATCGCCGAGACCTTCCCGGCCGTGGACGACGTCTCCTTCACCGTCGAGGAGGGGGAGTCGATCGGGCTGATGGGCCTCAACGGCTCTGGCAAGTCGACGCTGCTGAAGATGATCAGCGGCGTGATGCGGCCCGACTCCGGCGAGGTGCTCACCCGGGGGACCATCGCGGGCCTGATCGCCACCGGTGCGGGCTTCCACCCCCAGCTCTCTGGCCGCGAGAACCTGATCCTCAACGCCGCCATCCTCGGCATGAGCGAGGCCGAGACGCAGCGCAAGTTCGACGAGATCGTGGAGTTCTCCGGCCTCGAGCACCGGCTGGACACCGAGGTCGGGCACTACTCGTCCGGGCAGAAGGCGCGGCTCGGGTTCTCGGTGGCGATCCACGTCGACTCCGACATCTTCCTGGCCGACGAGGCGCTCGCGGTGGGGGACAAGCCCTTCAAGAAGAAGTGCCTGGCGAAGATGAACGAGGTTCGCGCCGAGGGTCGCACGATGTTCTACGTCACCCACGCCGCCGGGCAGGTGCGCAAGATGTGTGACCGGGTCCTGGTCCTCGAGGAGGGCCGACTCGCCTTCGACGGCGAGGTCGAGGAGGGCATCGCCTACCTCCACTACGACGGCGACGAGGACGTCACCGACGAGGAGACGGGCGACGACATCTGAGCCTCGTCGGAGGTTTCGGGATCACCTCGGCGTGTCGAGTGGAAATTACACGTTTGTAGTTACTCAGAAACCCTTCCCAACCGCTGTGACGCATGTGAAAGTTGCTGCTCGTGTGACAACTTCCCCGCACACTCGCGTTTGGAGAAACCGGCATGGACAGCCACTCGGGCGACGCCCCCCTGACCGAAGACCACCACGGCCGCACCCGGTTCGTGACCCTGTGCCAGCAGCTGCTGGTGCTCGCCGTGGTCGCCACCGTCCTGACCCCCGCCGCGCGCACGATCTCCCTCGACGTGCGCCCCAGCGGCCCTGACAGCGCCGCGACCGCCGACGCCGGCCTGCAGCAGACCGGCGGCACCTCCGAGGTCCCCGCCGGCGAGGTGGAGTCCACGGTGGAGGAGGTCCCGCTGACCGCGCCCGCCGGCGTACGCGGTCGGACCGCGCTGCGGGCCGACGTCTCCCGGGTCAAGGGCGTCCAGCGGGTCGAGAGCAAGCCCATGTCGGCCACGGGCTACGCCACCATCGGCGTCACCTGGGACGGCAAGGCCGACCTCCACGAGGAGGACGCCAGCTTCCAGGTCCGCAGCCGTGTCGACGGCGAGTGGTCGGCGTGGAGCGAGGTGCCCTTCCACGACGAGCACGGCCCCGACCCTGACTCGGCCGAGGGCGCGGGCACGCGTCCGGGCACCGAGCCCGTCGTGGTCGGTGACGTGGACGACGTGCAGGTGCGTGTCGACGCCAAGGGCAGCGCCCCCGAGGACCTCAAGGTCGCGGTCATCGACCCCGGCACCGAGAAGAAGACCGTCGACCAGGCCCCGAGCATCGACACCGCCCGGACCGCCGCCACCACCGACGACTCGCAGGGCGAGGGCGACGCCGGCGAGGAGGGTGACACCGACACCGACGCCGTCGAGCTGGCAGCCGCGACCACCGCGAAGCCCAAGATCTTCTCGCGCCGCCAGTGGGGCGCCAACGAGGAGCTGCGTGACCGCGGGTCGCTGAGCTACTACGAGGTGCACGGCGGGTTCGTCCACCACACGGTGAACTCCAACAACTACAAGGCCAACCAGGTCGACGACATCATCCGCTCGATCTACGCGTACCACACCAGGTCGCGCGGCTGGAGCGACATCGGCTACAACTTCCTGGTCGACAAGTTCGGCCGCATCTGGGAGGGCCGCGCCGGCGGTGTCGACCGTCCGGTCGTCGGTGCCCACACGCTGGGCTACAACTCCCACTCCTTCGCCGGCTCCGCGATCGGCAACTTCGAGAGCGGACGGCCGTCGGGGAAGATGATCGACGCCTTCGCCCGGCTGTTCGCCTGGAAGCTGTCGCTGCACGGCGTCAATGCCAAGACCAACAAGGTCTGGATCGCGGGGGACCGGTTCCAGGCCATCAGCGGCCACCGCGACGCGGGCTCGACCGCGTGCCCGGGCCGGTACCTCTACGCGCAGCTGGACCAGATCCGCAACAAGGCGCGCTCCTACCAGAGTGGCTGGGGCGGCCGGAACCTCGACTCCGACCTGGCCGGGGGCGGCGCGCCGGACCTGGTGATGATGCGCAAGAGCGACGGCCAGGGCATGGTCCTGCCGCTGCACCGCACCAAGACCCGGTACTACGCCGGCTCGCCCATCAACACCGGCGTGAGCTTCAGCAACGCCCGCGACGTGCTCAAGGTGGGCGACTGGGACGGCGACGGCCACGGCGACCTGATCATCCGCCGCAAGAGCGACGACAAGCTCTACCTCCACCGCGGCAACGGCAAGGGCAAGTTCTCCGGTGCCACGGTGATCGCGGGCGGCTTCCAGCGCATCGGCAAGCTCGCCGCCGTCGGCGACTTCGACGGTGACGGCCGGCCGGACCTCATCGGCAAGCCGTGGGGCGCGGGCAAGGTCAACCTCTACCGCGGCAACGGGATGAACGGCGTCCACTCCGGCTACCGGATCTACCGCGCCGTGAGCGGCTCGCCGGTGCCGATCGGCCGGTGGAACCGGGGCGGCGCGCCGGACGTGCTGCTGCGCAACGGGAGCAGCCTGACGGCCTACCTCGGCAACGGGCCGGGGGGCTACGTCGCCCGCCGCAACGTCAACTTCGACCCGAGCCGCTACAACGCCTTCGTCGGGGTGCACAACTTCGGCAAGGGTCCGCACTCGGACGTGATCGCGCGGGAGAAGGGCACTCACGAGCTGTACTTCATCCCGGCCAGCTACAGCGGCTCGTTCAAGAGCCGCATCCAGCTGGGGAAGAAGCTCGCGGACTACCGCAAGATCAGCTGATCACGCGGTCACACCGACGCCTGGTCGCTCAGGCGGGGAAGCGAACGGTGGCCCGCTCGGCGGCGTACGTCGCCTCGAGCCGGTCCCGGTCGGCCTGAGCGACCAGGACGACCGACCCCTCCTGGCGGAGCGGGTCGGTGAACACCGCGGGCTCCGTGGCCGGGTTCGCGGTGGTGAGCAGGCGGCCGCCGACCGGGACGACCGGCTCGGCGGCCGCCGGTCCCGTTCCCAGGTCCGCCTGGGTGAGCCGGATCCCGGCCCGCGCGAGTGCGGCGTCGTCGGGCTCCGGCGGGTCCCACGGGGTGAAGGCGTCGGGCTGGGACCAGATCTCCACCCCGACGTCGTGGACGCCCGCCGGCACCTGCTCGGGGAACCGCACGCCCAGGGGCAGCAGCGCGCACGCCAGCACGACGCGCTCCGCTGCCTGCGGCGCCCACGTCGCCAACCCGGCGGGGCCGCACACCACGGCGTCGGGGTCGTCCTCGTCGGTCACGACGAGGCCGGCGGTCCAGGCCGCGCCCAGGAAGACCGTGCTGAGCCAGTGGGGAGGCAGGTCGATGCGGATCCGGTCGCCCCGCTCGAGGTCGAGCTCGTCCACCAGCAACGAGGCGGCCTTGGCGACCCAGTTGGCGTAGGTCGCCACGGACAGTTCGACGCGCTCGTCACTGGTGTGGTCATAGAAGGTGACCAGCGGCTGTGCGGGGTCCGACCGCAGGCGGCGGGCGAGGATCTCGGTGAAGGTGGTGCTCACACGGCCGAGGATAGGTTCCGGCGGGTGGCGCGGCCTCGTCTAGGGTGGTCGGCCATGCACATCGATGGCTTCTGGGCGGTCGTGCCGGCGGGGGGCGCAGGCACGCGCCTGTGGCCGTTGTCGCGATCGGGCTCCCCCAAGTTCCTGCACGACCTCACCGGCCGGGGCAGGACCCTGCTGGAACAGACCCGGGAGCGCCTCGCGCCCCTCGCCGAGGACCGGGTGCTGGTCGTGACCGGCGAGCGCCACCGGGCGGCGGTGCGCGCGCAGCTGCCCGACCTGTCCGCCGAGGCCGTGCTGGCCGAACCCTCCCCGCGGGACTCCATGGCCGCGATCGGACTGGCGGCCGCGCACCTGGAGCGGCAGGCCCGTGAGCACGACCAGGACCTCGTCCTGGGGTCCTTCGCCGCCGACCACGTCATCACCGAGCCGGACATCTTCCAGGACGCCGTACGTCGCGCCGCCGCGGCCGCGCGGGAGGGCTGGCTGGTGACGATCGGCATCGAGCCCACCTTCCCCAGCCCGGCCTTCGGCTACCTCCAGCAGGGGGAGCCGCTGCCGGGCGGCGCCGGTGCCCACCGGGTCCGGCAGTTCGTGGAGAAGCCGTCGGTGCCGGTGGCCGAGGAGTACGTCGCCTCGGGGGAGTACCGCTGGAACGCGGGCATGTTCGTGGCTCGTCCGCAGGTCCTCCTCGACCTGCTCGCCGAGCAGGACCCGGACTTCGCCGCGACGCTGCGGGCCATCGCCGCCGAGCCCGACCGGCTCGGTGAGCTCTGGCCGCGGCTGCCGCGGATCGCGATCGACCACGCGGTGGCCGAGCCGGCCGCCGCGGCGGGGCGGGTCGCGACGGTGCCGGGCGACTTCGGTTGGGAGGACGTCGGTGACTTCGACGCCCTCGGCTCGCTGCTGGGGGACCAGGACCGGGTGCAGGTCCTCGGGGACGGCGACGCCGTCCTCGCACGCGACGCCAGCGGTGTCGTCGTACCCGCGTCGGGGCGCACCATCGCACTCATCGGGCTCGACGACGTGGTCGTGGTCGACACCCCCGACGCCCTGCTGGTGACCACGCGCGAACGCGCGCAGGACGTCAAGCAGGTGGTGGCCGCGCTGAAGGAGCGCGGCCGCGACGACCTCACCTGAGCCGGCACCGGCCGTCGGCCGGCGCGGTCACATCGCGTACGGCTCGGGGGAGTCGGAGTAGGGGTAGTCGAACATGAACTCCTGCAGCGCCTCGCCGCTCGGCTCGGAGCAGTACTGCCACACGCCCTCGGCGTCGGCGGTCCAGTGGGTGAAGACGTACGGCGTGCCCTCGGGGAGCTCGCCGCCCTTCTCCGCCTTCTCCCGGGCCGACTCGAGGGCCTCCTGTGCGGACGTCAGCTGCTGCTGCGCGGACTGCTCGTCCT comes from Nocardioides panacisoli and encodes:
- a CDS encoding N-acetylmuramoyl-L-alanine amidase, coding for MDSHSGDAPLTEDHHGRTRFVTLCQQLLVLAVVATVLTPAARTISLDVRPSGPDSAATADAGLQQTGGTSEVPAGEVESTVEEVPLTAPAGVRGRTALRADVSRVKGVQRVESKPMSATGYATIGVTWDGKADLHEEDASFQVRSRVDGEWSAWSEVPFHDEHGPDPDSAEGAGTRPGTEPVVVGDVDDVQVRVDAKGSAPEDLKVAVIDPGTEKKTVDQAPSIDTARTAATTDDSQGEGDAGEEGDTDTDAVELAAATTAKPKIFSRRQWGANEELRDRGSLSYYEVHGGFVHHTVNSNNYKANQVDDIIRSIYAYHTRSRGWSDIGYNFLVDKFGRIWEGRAGGVDRPVVGAHTLGYNSHSFAGSAIGNFESGRPSGKMIDAFARLFAWKLSLHGVNAKTNKVWIAGDRFQAISGHRDAGSTACPGRYLYAQLDQIRNKARSYQSGWGGRNLDSDLAGGGAPDLVMMRKSDGQGMVLPLHRTKTRYYAGSPINTGVSFSNARDVLKVGDWDGDGHGDLIIRRKSDDKLYLHRGNGKGKFSGATVIAGGFQRIGKLAAVGDFDGDGRPDLIGKPWGAGKVNLYRGNGMNGVHSGYRIYRAVSGSPVPIGRWNRGGAPDVLLRNGSSLTAYLGNGPGGYVARRNVNFDPSRYNAFVGVHNFGKGPHSDVIAREKGTHELYFIPASYSGSFKSRIQLGKKLADYRKIS
- a CDS encoding TIGR03089 family protein translates to MSTTFTEILARRLRSDPAQPLVTFYDHTSDERVELSVATYANWVAKAASLLVDELDLERGDRIRIDLPPHWLSTVFLGAAWTAGLVVTDEDDPDAVVCGPAGLATWAPQAAERVVLACALLPLGVRFPEQVPAGVHDVGVEIWSQPDAFTPWDPPEPDDAALARAGIRLTQADLGTGPAAAEPVVPVGGRLLTTANPATEPAVFTDPLRQEGSVVLVAQADRDRLEATYAAERATVRFPA
- a CDS encoding glycosyltransferase family 2 protein, translated to MSVAIVVVTHNRADLLETMLAGLARLQPAADSVIVVDNASSDRTPEVLAAADVQAIRSEDNLGGAGGFRLGVRTAYEQGFDRIWLMDDDVVPAPDCLGVLLEREEDCLMAVREDAHGRLAEYAATRFDLTRPWAIKPKTASIVDTYPDRAAMPATVPLENVAFEGFMVSRRVVERIGLPDDSFFIFYDDCDYALRARRAGFPIVAVRDAVLVRQLDFDQQHDLAGWKGYYMYRNLFAVHHRYGENALVRLKPLLIMLVVVLLSPVRGGRAEAHNVIRAHRDARQMRSLPSPSVD
- a CDS encoding mannose-1-phosphate guanylyltransferase, with product MHIDGFWAVVPAGGAGTRLWPLSRSGSPKFLHDLTGRGRTLLEQTRERLAPLAEDRVLVVTGERHRAAVRAQLPDLSAEAVLAEPSPRDSMAAIGLAAAHLERQAREHDQDLVLGSFAADHVITEPDIFQDAVRRAAAAAREGWLVTIGIEPTFPSPAFGYLQQGEPLPGGAGAHRVRQFVEKPSVPVAEEYVASGEYRWNAGMFVARPQVLLDLLAEQDPDFAATLRAIAAEPDRLGELWPRLPRIAIDHAVAEPAAAAGRVATVPGDFGWEDVGDFDALGSLLGDQDRVQVLGDGDAVLARDASGVVVPASGRTIALIGLDDVVVVDTPDALLVTTRERAQDVKQVVAALKERGRDDLT
- the glf gene encoding UDP-galactopyranose mutase, with the protein product MSTPAATPSSGPDLLVVGAGFFGLTVAERCAAELGLKVVVIDRRSHIGGNAYSEKEPETGVEVHKYGAHLFHTSNERVWEYVNRFTSFTNYQHRVFGKYQGQVYSLPMNLALINQFFGHSHTPDEARALIAEQASEFDTDEATNLEEKAISLIGRPLYEAFIKGYTAKQWQTDPTELSADIITRLPVRYTFDNRWFNDTHEGLPVDGYTAWLERMADHPNIEVRLDTDFFEAGHEFSVDEVKGRVPIVYTGPVDEYFGHREGRLSWRTVDLEESVEDVDDFQGTGVVNYNDQEVPYTRIIEFQHFHPERVKTHLPGKTVIVHEYSRFAEEGDEPYYPINTAEDREKLLKYRDLAAKEPQVLFGGRLGTYKYLDMHMAIGSALSMYDNKLKPHFAEGEPLKSGGVDQ
- a CDS encoding glycosyltransferase, which produces MSTRLLQRQILPLDRDLDVVPLYVDVEDAVLDADKYSVGGSRAAKELNHAAMRQSTTTGRQFHPDQIESRTALRVPAQEHLSLGTYFNAFPASYWRRHTIVDAVTLTITVRGRGASVVVHKSMAAGHSQRVGSAETGEDDGGTFTFDLTLKPFVDGGWYWYDVLAGDEDVVVESAEWTAEVPEDRLAHGTVDVAITTMNRPDFCAKLLGQIAEDEGLRPYLDTVFVMEQGTDKVVDSTHFDAARDALGDTLQVLEQGNLGGSGGYARGQLESLRKGTATYALMMDDDVVCEPEGIIRAVTFGDLAKRPSIVGGHMFNIYSRSRLHSFGEVVKSWRFWWQSAPGVLQDWDFGARNLRSTRWLHRRIDVDYNGWFMCLIPRQVIAEIGLSLPLFLKWDDSEYGLRAREAGYPTVTFPGAAVWHVPWTDKNDAVDWQSYFHHRNRLVAALLHSPYPRGGRMVRESMYHQIMHLVSMQYSTAELRLRAMEEVLAGPEGLHDTLPTKLGEVREFVKQFPDAQLATEREAFPPVRRRKPSRKDETDVPSRSAQLVSAALMPLRQVRKPRPLSREYPEAEVAAMDAKWYRLGRFDSAVVSMNDGTSAAMYQRRPEQFRELMRRSTELHQQLLREWPRLAAEYRAQLSDVTSPEAWERTLAPWLPGGGADE
- a CDS encoding ABC transporter ATP-binding protein; protein product: MVTTIQLENATKTFTQQYHRTFKDVTVALARRQKIAETFPAVDDVSFTVEEGESIGLMGLNGSGKSTLLKMISGVMRPDSGEVLTRGTIAGLIATGAGFHPQLSGRENLILNAAILGMSEAETQRKFDEIVEFSGLEHRLDTEVGHYSSGQKARLGFSVAIHVDSDIFLADEALAVGDKPFKKKCLAKMNEVRAEGRTMFYVTHAAGQVRKMCDRVLVLEEGRLAFDGEVEEGIAYLHYDGDEDVTDEETGDDI
- a CDS encoding ABC transporter permease: MSEAAEPAEPARERRDLSTIPLTPPTAGKGLAAVFRERYLLRLLVRREISARYRGSFLGLMWSYINPAAQFFIYFVVIGIIINLRDLPWYGIHLFAGLVVVGFFTETFGAGTRSIVRNGSIVNRMPVPREMFPVATMLTSLYHMGPQLVILLVACLAVGWVPDPIGLLALLLAITMIVLLGTASALMFSVANVYLRDFGNIVNVMQLFVRFSVPMIYPYSMVEDRFDFEVFGHPGSDFYLWNPLANAVLLVQRAFWTGTAPEENLAETELPSYLLERGLLFIALSAILLVIAQLIFTRLEQRIPERL